AGAGCTTCACAAGACTTGAGGGAACTGCTAGCATGTTACCTTTCATTGAATCCAAAGGAGTATCATGATCTTATCCTAAAGGTTTTCGTTCAAGTATGGCTTGAAGTCATAAACTCTAAAGTTGCGTCAAAGTAAAAAACATGTTATTGTTTTAGCTATAATTATCTGTTAAAAAACAGTTGTTCTTATTAAAGAGTGTTATATAAAGAGTGTTTAAACTAACTTGTGTGGACATTATCTTTGCAAGACCAGTTTTGTGTTTTGTCTGTTTAACGTAATAAAGATAGATCGATCACTCGTTTTATTGTCGATGGATGTGATGTGATGTGTGAGCATAATGAACTTACACTTATTCATAATTGAGCATTTTAACAAAACCAGCAACATACCCCCAGTTCTCACGAGTCTATACCAAAACAGAAGATTTGCTTAAAACAACagctttttgctttttttttcaaacgttAAAAGcaatttaaagtatttttagAAGTGAATTACAAATCAAAGACTTTTACAATTCTACTTAAATGCagtaatgattttaaaaaaaagtctTCAAAGGAAAAAGCAATAACTAACTGTAGTAAGATTAAACTTTGGATTATATTAGGATTTGATCGAGTTTTAGCCATAGTTATGAAAAAAGCCAAGAGTGTAGTGACAAGAAGCACACGGAGACAAGTCAGAAAGCCATCGAGTACCGAGTAGCGATGGGTTCCTGTCCTAATGATAAATGAAGCAGGAAACACGAAAATAGAACCTGAAGAAGAGATAATcgctagagagagaaagaaacacTGACACAAGAAAGGATATGATTAAAGAGGAAAAGCAGAGAGAAAGTCTCAAAACCTAAAGGTATTGTtgcaaagaaaagaagatggGAGGAGGGAGGACCACTGTCTTGTTGCTGTTTCCCAATGCCCATCTCCTCCAACCTCTCAATACAGTTAGTACGGTATggccatcttttttttttgggtattcATCAACCACAAACAATAACGTTTAATAGATATTTGCACTGGTGCCACTACTTGTTCCAAGTAAGAATAATCTTTGTTAGGTTTAACCAAGCCAATAAAAACCGAAATGAACTCCTAGATTGATCAAGGAACCTAGTTTACTTAAACAAGCAGAGTCACTagatattatcatcatcatatgtACAAATTCTCAAGGGTTTAAAGACAAGGCGACAAAATGTTACCCATCCATAGATGCCACAACATATCTTTGTTCAGCATTTTGTTAATCGTCAACGCAAAAGAGGTCTGATGTCTTTTCTCAGTTCCTataagcaaaaacaaaataaaaattaaattaaatgaattgtGTAATAATAATGAGACAGGCATGTAGGAGTTGGCATGGCGAAAGTAAACAAGGACGATCATCATCTATTTGAAAAACCAATACCCTAAGCTCATAGGCTCAACTAATTGATCAAAAAGTAAGATTACCATGACTTTTGATAATAATACAATCAACAACTAATGACATGAATGGTCAAACACATGGAGCCATAAAACCCATTCCTACACAATTCAAATTGCCCTTTTATAGCATGAGCAGCGTGACCACATGGTAAAGTACTGAAGTCGATAGTCTTTCATGAGAATccagagaacatattttgtattatACATTTGCTCACAGATCCACAAGTAGAGTGTCAATTCAAAAAGAATTGTGAAAATAAGCGCGACTATTAGTTTCTACGAACATGGCTCACTGTTTGTGAGAGTTCATGTCATTTTTCTCCACCTAAGCACTCACCTACTCAAAGGATGGCGCTCTAGACGCCTCATCTCAACTCGATGTTTATCTTTAATATCACCCTGTGAGATAATGTGTCTACCATTAGAAACGTGATAAAATCAACTCTAAGAGAGATGAATAAAGAGCAGAGAGATAAACGAAGCTGCGTACATTAGTTCTGCGCACTAGAATATCACACTCATCTTTGATCCGCTTCCAGTTTGCACCATACCtgaaaaatcacaaaaagagTATAGCAAATCAACATTAATTCATGACAGATGTTCAATCTAAAATCTAAGAAAACTTTTAGGTTTCAAGTACTTCTCATAGCCTTTCATAACGGCCAGCGTTTCTGCAGTACTCCAAGGAATCTTCGGCCTTCTACCACCAACAAGGTTTCTTTTCCAAGGAGACACCACAATCCTTTTACCTCTTGGTTCATTATCCGCTTCACCATTTTCTCCATCTGAATCATCATCAATTGAGTCTTCCCActaatcaaacaaacaaacaaacaaacaaaatgtgAAAAAACAACTCGATTGAACAAAACAAGTCCCACATTAGTGAATACGAGTGACTTGAGTGTTCCATCATACTAGTTATTTAAACACAGGAAACCTAAGACGACATCATAGATCATCTGATTAAAGAATGAATAGTGCTATTAAACTTAGTGAATGTTCAATTATATTAGCTACTTAAACACAGGAAGACCTAAGACAATAGCATAGATCATCTGATGAAACAATAAAACATGAACAACTTCACCTCACAAGTCTGTGCTGTGGCTCTTCTCTCCATCAAGCTAGGCTTGTTTGCTGCAGGAGGACCAGCAACAACATTCTCTTGTTGTGTAGTCGAAGCAACCTTCCAATTTGAAGGTCCTCCTGCTTCTGCCAAGGCATTCATCAGGTCGATTTTAGAAGCTCTAAGCTCTTCAAGCGCCTTGGCAACAACTGCAGAGGAAATGGTCTTCATCCTCCGTGGCGGAGATGCAGCTTCTAACTCACCACAAGCTCCTTCCTCTTCAATATCTGAGAGTCTCcctataacaaaaaaatcaaaaaaaacttttaatccAATTCTAAAAAACCTCAAAAGGTTCAAGAGAGTGTAGTGTAAGACCTTCGTCTTCCTCCATTGGCTCTGTCTCTCCTGTTTCTTTACTAGTCTCTTCAGATtcatctctctcaccatagGCACAATCAATGTTAGGGTGCAGCTCAGAAACAACTTTCCTCAAAGAAGCCAAAGCTTTCTCTCTCGTAGTCTCATCCATCAAGGCCTCACGAGCCTTATCGTCACCATGAGCCCTCCATAATCTTTTACAGCTGTTCAAGAGGTCACGAGTAACCAAGCAACTGACCTTATCGCATAACGGCATAACCCGACGGAGCCAAATCGATCTGATTGCTTCAGTGTAAGCCTCTTTTGCGTCTCTCTCGTTGGTGAGACACCTCGCTGTACATTCTACGGCGACTTGACAGTACGATTCCTTCACTGATTGGGGGACTTTAGAGCCTTCTTTGTGGAGAATCTCCACTAGATTCTCTAACCGTTCGAGATTCTTCTCCTCCACGAGTCCTTGCTCGATCTCCGTGAAAATTCCTTCGAGGATAGCTTCCTTCCACTGTGATAATGCCATCGTTGCCGACTCAAATCAAACTCTCCCGGAGGTGTGAAGGCGAAGACGACGGTTAAGTCCTTTTTATGTTATTTCCGTTCCTCAAAACAACGACGGATGCGATTTCTTTAGAGTGAAACGACGTACATGCCAAATCTCTACGGAGAGAACGGCACGAAAACAGAGGCGAAGACGAagcgtcttttttttttttggctatttCCGTTTCTCAGAAAAACGACGCGTGCGGTTTCTCTAGCATGAAACGGCGGACATGCCAAATCTCTACGGAGAGAACAGCAAGAAATCAGAGGCGAAGACGAAGCGCTCTTCTTTTTTTGCTATTTCCGTTCTTTAAAATAACAACGCGTGTCGTGTTTATAGCATGAACCGGCTTACATGCTAATTCTCTACAGAGAGAACGGCAAGATATCAcgatttttaaaagatatctcTCTTTATTTTTAGCAAATTCATCCCTAactctttaaaatatttcaattatgCCCACTATAAATTTTCCTCTACGTCCGCCCCTGGAGGCAGCGAGACCTAAAGAATATACTCTTCCAGGATTCCAGCAGCTGCTGCAGTAGCACTTCTTCACGAGTCGCTATCTTCTCAGAACGAGTGCAATGTCTGTAACGAAAGCCGTTACGAGCTTGGACAATGTAGTGGTGCCCAACGACCGGAGGCTATACAGAGTGATTGAGCTGGAGAACGGATTGTATGCTCTGCTCAGGGCCAGTTCAACATTCTTAGGGACcttaaggcaaaaaaaaaaattttaccctctaaattttatatacatataatgtttaaaatatttaaaatttaatatgtaatattttgtatatatttgtaagaaaataaaaactatatacatatcaaataattttgggccctttttattttgatttattatatttataaattttttatatataaaaatatagatttataaaaaaattgaaccccttaattattattatatggcAGACACGGATTTGGAACCGGGGCggtcgcaccgcttgtcccCCCAACTGAGCCGGCCCTGGCTCCTCTGCTTATTCACGATCCATATATTTATCCCGAAGGCTCTGCGGCGGATGGGGAGAACACCGACGCTGATCAAATGGATGAAGATgacggagaagaagaggaagatagTGACGGGAGCTATGAAGGTGACGACGAAGAAGGAGATGATATGGATGAAGATGAAATGAAAGAGAAAGGAGAGCAACAGACTAAAAAGGTTCTTTTCGATTTAAGATATATCactctttttttatcaaatttgatttttaaactCATGTGTGTTGTGATGTGCGTTTCAGGCAGCTGCAAGCTTCTTGGATCCTCCGGAGGCGCAAGGCCTCGCTCACTTTCTTGGTATTTTCATCTTCTGTATCAGTTTTGAATtcactttctttgtttttagtGTTGACTCACTCTCATGTTAATGTTTTGTGCAGAACACATGCTTTTTATGGGTAGCAACTCTTGTGTAAACGAATCTATGACAGCGACGAGAAGTTATCTGTACTAAATGATTTGTCTCTCACTGATCTCAACAGCTTTATCCCTGTAGTCCGCTCTCAGGTTGCATTCTGCCATCAACCATAGCTACTATGATTCCCCTTTCACTTAATACAAGACTACTTTCTCTAGCGATTGTTCTCTGGTTATGTTTGCAGATATTTATTGAAGCTCTATGTCATGGTAATTTGTCGGAAGACGAAGCAGTAAACATATCACGCATATTCAAAAACAGTTTGACAACTGAACCGCTCCCAGTCAAATCTAGACACAGAGAGCAGATAACGTGTTTCCCTCTGAGTGCCAAACTTGTAAGAGTTGTCAACGTGAAGAACAAATCTGAAACAAACTCAGTAGTCGAGGTAAAAAGACAAATCTCTGTTCTTGTGATGAGAGTCAGCAAAGTAGAAGCTGTAGTAGGTTTCTTGTATATATAGACATGGTTATGAGTTTGAACGTGATTCCTGTTTTGCAGCTTTACTATCAAATCGAACCCGAGGAAGCTCAGTCAACAAAAATGAAAGCTATGCTGGATCTATTTCACGAAATCATAGAAGAGCCATTGTTCAATCAGTTAAGGTTAGTCATCACATGTTTCTCTAGTTTGCTTATAGATCAATCCTCTTGTAGTCATATAATTAATGCGATCTTGGTTATAGGACAAAGGAGCAGCTTGGTTATGTTGAGTGCGGCCCTCGCTTAACTTATCGTGTCCACGGTTTCTGTTTCTGTGTTCAATCTTCAAAGTACGGTCCAGTTCATTTATTCGGGAGAATCGACAATTTCATAAAAGACATCGAAGGGCTTCTGGTACgtctgtaataaaaaaaaaatgaagagctTTGTTTAAATCATTTCTCAACTCGGTCCTCAAATGTTGACATTACAGGAACAACTCGATGAAGAGTCCTTTGGAAATTATAGAAGCGGTGTGATTGCTAGATTGCTGGAAAAGGATCCCTCTCTCTTGTCTGAAACAAACGAGTTATGGAGTCAGATTGTCGACAAAAGGTAAAAGGATCACAATGACTTGTTGCTTGGTTCCATATCGACCACTGAGTGAAAAAACTCTTTTTCACAGGTACATGTTTGTTTACTCccacaaagaagcagaagagcTAAGAAGCATAGAGAAGAAAGATGTGATCAGCTGGTACACAACTTACTTCAGAGAATCATCACCCAAATGTCGTAGGCTTGCAGTTAGGGTATGGGGATGCGATACCAATATGAAAGAAACTCAAACAGATCCTAAGTCAGTGCAGCAAGTCATCGCAGACGCTGTGGCGTTCAAGTCAACCTCTCAGTTATACCCAAGCCTCTGCTAGTGAGCAACAATAGTTACTATTTATTTACACAATTGCTTCAATTTTTCCTTgataaaaaaagtattttttgttattatttgaggatattcatttaaaattatatttttgtcggTTGGTTAAGGTAGAAAGCTTGTCAAACAGTAGATTATAATATCTCTGAGGCCCATTTAAATAACTAACGGTAAAAGGTAACGTTAATGTAAAACTACAATTTTAGCCCGCGGTAAATTTGCTGGTGGGGCCCACGAAAACCATCATCGTCCTCTCTCATTCTATTTTCCTCTGTACGGTGGTGAGTGAAGACCATCGTCATCGTCAGATTGCGAAAATAGGAAACCTCTGAATCTCTTCTCCTCCGTCGAAGTTTGAatcctctctctccttctcacgtgagcttcctctctctctctctctctttctcgctccttatcttctccttctttcatTTCGCGTCTCCTCAAATTCCGTCGAAATAAGTTCTGATCTCTCTCTCACAACGGCAGATCTAGGGTTTATAGCTTCAAAATATTCTATAAATCTTCGTTGTTAAATGTTTAGCTAACGACTTTCCGTTTCTCCGTTTTGCAGCAGTTGAGCTTCCTCCCCCAGCTTCAGTTCTCTCGCAAATTTACGAATGAGGTTCGTTTTCACCAGATCGATTACGTTTATACTTGCTAGTGTATGAATATGTGGAATCTGTTTGGTGTGGATATAGATCGTTGTAGATCGGTGATTGAAGCGAGagagataaaacaaaaaattaggaGAGCGAAGATGAGCGAGGGGCAGAAGTTCCAGCTAGGAACAATCGGCGCTTTGAGTCTGTCCGTTGTGTCGTCTGTGTCGATCGTGATCTGTAACAAGGCCCTCATTAGCACCCTTGGCTTCACCTTCGGTAAAACTCTTATTCAACTCTTGCTCCCCCCGTGTGTTTCAGGCTTTTTTGATCTATTCGTTTGCGGATGAGTTGAAGGATAGGTTAGAGATCATTTTACTTCATACTATATTTGGAATTGTTAGGTGGTTATTTCTTTTTCCCCTTATGGTTATATGCCTAGATGATTGTAAATGTTTAAGAAAGTTTTCTATCTTTGGTATAATGTTTAAACACTTTAGACGCTCCTTTGACTTTAAACGATGTTTGTGTGTCCCCCAAAAATTTGGATTTCTCTTGTtactttatttgtttgtttacttTATCACTTCTTATGTAGTATTAAACTGAGCATCACCATAACTGCTTgtatctcatcatatgatattGATCTCTTAAGCGATCTTTACTTACTCTTGTTATTTTGCTACGTACAGCGACTACTTTGACAAGTTGGCATCTATTGGTCACGTTTTGTTCACTTCATGTGGCACTATGGATGAAGATGTTTGAACACAAGCCTTTTGATCCACGAGCTGTGATGGGATTTGGCATATTGAATGGGATATCCATTGGACTATTGAACCTCAGCCTGGGCTTTAATTCCGTTGGTTTCTACCAGGTAATAATAGCTTTCTCATTCCAGCTGCTACAAGATGCTATCCTTGTAGTCTGTGTGTTTCAAACCTATCTTCTCTTCTGTTGGTATTAGATGACAAAACTAGCAATCATCCCCTGTACTGTTCTCTTGGAGACTCTCTTCTTCAGGAAAAAGTTCAGGTTAGCACTCAAGGCTCTCTCTGTTACTTTTTGTACCTTTCTGTTAAATGTGAGTGATTGTTAATTTGGAGGATACTATCTATGTTCTAATTTGTATGATGTAACTGTTCAGCAACTTAGTGATAGTCTTATGTGTCTTTGTGTTGATAATACGTCCTCATAAATTTTCATGGCTCCACGAGTTTCTCAAGGGTCTCTGGTCAAAGGGCATAGTTCATGACACGCTTCTTTGTTTTGTTGCAGTCGAAAAATTCAGTTTTCATTAACCATCCTTCTCCTTGGTGTTGGAATTGCAACCGTCACAGATCTTCAGCTTAATATGCTGGGTTCTGTCTTGTCGCTGCTGGCTGTTATCACGACTTGTGTTGCTCAAATTGTATCCTATGCGTAgcctttcttttttctttcgacctttcttttatgttttatcaTATGCCAATCCGATGCTGTTATCTTTAACCAATTGTACACAGATGACAAATACCATCCAGAAGAAGTTCAAAGTTTCATCCACGCAGCTTCTTTATCAGTCTTGCCCTTATCAAGCAATCACACTTTTCGTCACTGGACCATTTTTAGATGGGCTCCTAACCAACCAAAACGTGTTTGCTTTCAAGTACACTTCTCAAGTTGTGGTAAGACTCAACCTGCGAGGGATTCTACCCATATTATTTTCTTTCGACATATATTTACATGTTCTTCTTTGTTTACTGCAGTTTTTCATCGTCCTGTCCTGCATGATATCAGTCTCTGTAAACTTCAGCACTTTTCTGGTCATTGGGAAAACGTCTCCGGTCACATATCAGGTTCTGGGACATCTGAAAACATGCCTGGTTCTAGCATTTGGATACGTGTTGCTGAAGGACCCATTCAACTGGCGCAACATTCTTGGTATTATGGTGGCTGTGATAGGAATGGTTGTTTATTCCTATTTCTGCTCGGTTGAGACTCAGCAGAAGGCAAGTGAAACATCAACCCAATTGCCTCAGGTATATTTCCTCTGGCTAATAGCTATATATAGCTTAATACTATTGAATGCGTGACACCAATAAATATATCCCTGGTCCTTGTTAAAAATAGGATTCACCTACATCTCTCGTATGACTTATACAACAGAAACCCTTTTCTCCATGATAAAAGAAACAATTAGATGATTCACGTGAATCAGATTTCGTTTATGGTACTATTGATTTTTCAGTAAGACTGCTATCAGAGAAGCAAACCGTATCCTAGGCATTGTTTTGGTTGGTAAAGGTCTATAGCTTATATTGGTGAACAAGAAAGAAACTGATGTTACTTGTTGGGTTTGGCAGATGAAAGAGGGCGAGAAGGATCCGTTAATAGCAGCTGAAAATGGAAGCGGAGTGTTATCAGATGGTGGTGCGGGTGTGCAAAAGACGACAGCTCCTGTATGGAACTCAAATAAAGATTTTCAAGCCTAAAAAACTGAACACTgctattttttttccttatatatatatatatatcaaactctaTTTTGTTATCAGATTTGTCGGAAGAAaggaaaaacttttttttaattcctcttgttgtttgtttgtttgtttgttctctTTTAAAGATCTCATAGCTATAGCTTTCCACACCGTATATAAGTAGAGAGAAAAGGGAACATACCTTTGATGATTCAATCTATATTCCAAAGTTATGGCTATATTCATCATCACTGGAAAGTGTATTTGATTTTCAGACATGCGCCACTCAGTTTTTCCTCACCAATTTCTTGTTTTTTCCTCATTCCATATTGACCAAgttaataaaatcattcatTATAGTATCATAAACATTAAAGCACCAGTGGTCTAGTGGTAAAATAGTACCCGGCCACGGTACAGACCTCATGATATCGCCTCATACTGAGCTCATCTGTTCAATTTATAAGTTCAACTAAATTTGAGGGAATTGAAGTT
The window above is part of the Brassica napus cultivar Da-Ae chromosome C8, Da-Ae, whole genome shotgun sequence genome. Proteins encoded here:
- the LOC125591361 gene encoding nardilysin-like isoform X2, yielding MKAMLDLFHEIIEEPLFNQLRTKEQLGYVECGPRLTYRVHGFCFCVQSSKYGPVHLFGRIDNFIKDIEGLLEQLDEESFGNYRSGVIARLLEKDPSLLSETNELWSQIVDKRYMFVYSHKEAEELRSIEKKDVISWYTTYFRESSPKCRRLAVRVWGCDTNMKETQTDPKSVQQVIADAVAFKSTSQLYPSLC
- the LOC106419841 gene encoding uncharacterized protein LOC106419841, which translates into the protein MALSQWKEAILEGIFTEIEQGLVEEKNLERLENLVEILHKEGSKVPQSVKESYCQVAVECTARCLTNERDAKEAYTEAIRSIWLRRVMPLCDKVSCLVTRDLLNSCKRLWRAHGDDKAREALMDETTREKALASLRKVVSELHPNIDCAYGERDESEETSKETGETEPMEEDEGRLSDIEEEGACGELEAASPPRRMKTISSAVVAKALEELRASKIDLMNALAEAGGPSNWKVASTTQQENVVAGPPAANKPSLMERRATAQTCEWEDSIDDDSDGENGEADNEPRGKRIVVSPWKRNLVGGRRPKIPWSTAETLAVMKGYEKYGANWKRIKDECDILVRRTNGDIKDKHRVEMRRLERHPLSRN
- the BNAA09G49660D gene encoding UDP-xylose transporter 3; translated protein: MSEGQKFQLGTIGALSLSVVSSVSIVICNKALISTLGFTFATTLTSWHLLVTFCSLHVALWMKMFEHKPFDPRAVMGFGILNGISIGLLNLSLGFNSVGFYQMTKLAIIPCTVLLETLFFRKKFSRKIQFSLTILLLGVGIATVTDLQLNMLGSVLSLLAVITTCVAQIMTNTIQKKFKVSSTQLLYQSCPYQAITLFVTGPFLDGLLTNQNVFAFKYTSQVVFFIVLSCMISVSVNFSTFLVIGKTSPVTYQVLGHLKTCLVLAFGYVLLKDPFNWRNILGIMVAVIGMVVYSYFCSVETQQKASETSTQLPQMKEGEKDPLIAAENGSGVLSDGGAGVQKTTAPVWNSNKDFQA
- the LOC125591361 gene encoding nardilysin-like isoform X1; its protein translation is MIPLSLNTRLLSLAIVLWLCLQIFIEALCHGNLSEDEAVNISRIFKNSLTTEPLPVKSRHREQITCFPLSAKLVRVVNVKNKSETNSVVELYYQIEPEEAQSTKMKAMLDLFHEIIEEPLFNQLRTKEQLGYVECGPRLTYRVHGFCFCVQSSKYGPVHLFGRIDNFIKDIEGLLEQLDEESFGNYRSGVIARLLEKDPSLLSETNELWSQIVDKRYMFVYSHKEAEELRSIEKKDVISWYTTYFRESSPKCRRLAVRVWGCDTNMKETQTDPKSVQQVIADAVAFKSTSQLYPSLC